One window of Arthrobacter oryzae genomic DNA carries:
- a CDS encoding excinuclease ABC subunit UvrA, with translation MQHNKQASDVPFLTPDHHTDGFVRVRGARENNLRTVDVDVPRDAIVAFTGVSGSGKSSLAFGTIYAEAQRRYFESVAPYARRLIQQGHNPKVEMITGLPPAVALQQRRGTPSSRSTVGTVTTLSNSLRMLFSRAGTYPDGKAQLDSDAFSPNTAAGACPVCHGLGIAHTVSESSLVPDSSLSIADGAIAAWPGAWQGKNLRDILSHLGYDVNTPWRKLPKKHRDWILFTEEQPVVEVTPKRDRVAKPYKGRFWSAKSYVLHTLADSKSDTMRQRVLRFMETGPCDRCGGSGLTPEALDVTFAGHTIAELNAVPMTELAGIIRPTTELKDAGTASRAAVSGETNEVAVAITRDLLLRITVLLELGLGYLALGRATPTLSPGEMQRLRIATQLRSGLFGVVYVLDEPSAGLHPADAEPLQAVLEALKSSGNSVFVVEHNMDVVRRADWLVDVGPRAGEGGGEILYSGPVAGLADVESSVTRPFLFPDGEGASGGFGRKNDGGTTDGGIPATGGPPAAGGTSAAGAGREAAGWLGLRDITRHNLRKLDADFPLGVLTAVTGVSGSGKSTLVSQVLAEVVGARLHPAEDRASDATSEAEAGAGALEPLDIAETVGPVSGLEQIDRLVRVDQKPIGRTPRSNLATYTGLFDAVRKEFAATEEARARGFGAGRFSFNVAGGRCETCLGEGFVAVELLFLPGSYGPCPECQGSRYNPETLEVTYNGRNVAEVLAMTVDAAGEFLAGVPAAARSLQTLRDVGLGYLRLGQPATELSGGEAQRIKLATELQRASRGHTLYLLDEPTTGLHPADVQLLMAQLHGLVDAGNTVIVVEHEMDVVAAADWVIDLGPAGGDAGGEIVASGTPAAVARSRKSRTAPYLATALGR, from the coding sequence ATGCAACACAATAAGCAGGCTTCCGATGTTCCCTTTCTGACCCCGGACCACCACACGGATGGATTTGTTCGGGTGCGCGGTGCCCGGGAAAACAACCTGCGCACCGTGGACGTGGATGTTCCACGGGATGCCATCGTCGCGTTTACCGGCGTGTCCGGTTCCGGCAAGTCGTCCCTCGCCTTCGGCACCATCTACGCCGAGGCCCAGCGCCGCTACTTCGAGTCTGTGGCGCCGTACGCCCGCCGACTCATCCAGCAGGGCCACAATCCCAAGGTGGAGATGATCACCGGGCTGCCTCCCGCCGTCGCGCTTCAACAACGGCGCGGGACCCCGAGCAGCCGCTCCACCGTGGGCACGGTGACCACGCTGTCCAACTCGCTGCGCATGCTGTTCTCCCGCGCCGGCACCTATCCGGACGGCAAGGCGCAGCTGGATTCAGACGCCTTCTCGCCCAACACCGCAGCCGGCGCCTGCCCCGTCTGCCACGGCCTGGGCATTGCCCACACGGTCAGCGAATCATCCCTGGTGCCGGACAGCTCACTGAGCATTGCCGACGGAGCCATCGCTGCCTGGCCGGGCGCGTGGCAGGGCAAAAACCTGCGCGACATCCTGAGCCACCTGGGCTACGACGTGAACACCCCGTGGCGGAAGCTCCCCAAGAAGCACCGCGACTGGATCCTCTTTACCGAGGAACAGCCCGTGGTGGAGGTGACACCGAAGCGGGACCGGGTGGCCAAACCATACAAAGGCCGTTTCTGGAGCGCCAAGAGCTACGTGCTCCACACCCTGGCCGATTCCAAGAGCGACACCATGCGCCAGCGCGTCCTCCGGTTCATGGAAACGGGCCCTTGCGACCGCTGCGGCGGAAGCGGCCTGACGCCCGAGGCCCTGGATGTGACCTTCGCGGGCCACACCATCGCCGAGCTCAACGCCGTGCCCATGACCGAACTGGCCGGGATCATCCGGCCCACCACCGAACTGAAGGACGCCGGAACGGCCAGCCGCGCCGCCGTGTCGGGCGAGACCAACGAGGTGGCGGTCGCCATCACCCGCGACCTCCTGCTGCGGATCACCGTCCTGCTGGAACTCGGGCTCGGCTACCTTGCCCTGGGCCGGGCCACGCCCACGCTCTCCCCCGGCGAAATGCAGCGCCTGCGGATCGCCACCCAGCTGCGCTCCGGCCTGTTCGGCGTGGTGTATGTGCTGGACGAGCCGTCCGCGGGCCTCCACCCCGCCGACGCCGAACCGCTGCAGGCAGTGCTCGAGGCGCTCAAGTCTTCCGGGAATTCCGTGTTCGTGGTGGAACACAACATGGACGTGGTCCGCCGTGCGGACTGGCTCGTTGACGTCGGCCCGCGCGCCGGTGAAGGCGGCGGCGAGATCCTCTACAGCGGACCGGTTGCGGGGCTCGCGGACGTGGAGTCATCCGTCACGCGGCCGTTCCTGTTCCCGGACGGCGAGGGCGCTTCAGGCGGCTTTGGCAGGAAGAACGACGGCGGGACGACCGACGGCGGGATTCCCGCCACCGGCGGTCCCCCCGCAGCCGGCGGCACCTCCGCCGCGGGCGCCGGCCGGGAGGCTGCCGGCTGGCTGGGGCTGCGCGACATCACCCGCCACAACCTGCGCAAACTCGATGCCGACTTCCCGCTCGGCGTGCTGACCGCGGTTACGGGCGTGTCCGGCTCCGGCAAGTCGACGCTGGTCAGCCAGGTCCTCGCCGAGGTGGTGGGAGCCCGCCTGCACCCGGCGGAGGACAGGGCGTCCGACGCCACGTCGGAGGCGGAGGCCGGGGCCGGGGCCCTGGAACCACTGGACATTGCTGAAACTGTGGGTCCTGTCTCCGGGCTGGAACAGATCGACCGGCTGGTGCGCGTGGACCAGAAGCCGATCGGCCGTACGCCGCGGTCCAACCTGGCCACCTACACCGGACTGTTCGACGCCGTGCGCAAAGAGTTCGCCGCCACGGAGGAGGCCCGTGCCCGTGGTTTTGGCGCAGGACGGTTCTCCTTCAATGTGGCTGGCGGCCGTTGCGAGACGTGCCTCGGCGAAGGGTTTGTGGCCGTGGAGCTCCTGTTCCTGCCGGGCAGCTACGGTCCCTGCCCCGAATGCCAGGGGTCGCGCTACAACCCGGAAACGCTTGAGGTCACGTACAACGGCAGGAACGTGGCCGAGGTGCTGGCCATGACCGTGGATGCGGCCGGGGAGTTCCTCGCTGGTGTTCCCGCCGCTGCCCGCAGCCTGCAGACCCTGCGCGACGTCGGCCTGGGCTACCTCCGCCTGGGCCAGCCCGCCACTGAGCTCTCGGGCGGCGAGGCGCAGCGCATCAAATTGGCCACGGAGCTTCAGCGCGCCAGCCGCGGCCACACCCTGTACCTGCTGGACGAGCCCACCACCGGCCTGCACCCTGCGGACGTCCAGCTGCTCATGGCCCAGCTGCACGGGCTGGTGGACGCCGGCAACACGGTCATCGTCGTGGAACACGAGATGGATGTGGTGGCCGCGGCGGACTGGGTGATCGACCTCGGCCCGGCCGGTGGCGACGCCGGCGGTGAGATTGTGGCGTCCGGGACGCCGGCCGCCGTCGCGCGTTCCAGGAAAAGCCG
- a CDS encoding adenosine deaminase, whose protein sequence is METYDDAPGPGGASALSDAPVPDAKQAVSEQAVSEEAAAEQAAAEPALSEEAVSDEAAAEPPVKLLPVAELHLHIEGTLEPELIFALAERNGIELPYADLDELRARYEFTDLQSFLDLYYANMAVLQTEQDFADMTRAYLERAAAAGVRHAEIMMDPQAHVSRGVPLETCVNGVASVLANSLEEFGVSTLLIAAFLRDLSEESALDVLEQLLAMNAPIAGIGLDSAEVGNPPAKFERLFARAKEAGLHRIAHAGEEGPPSYIIDALELLDVERIDHGIRCMEDPDLVEHLVAERVPLTVCPLSNVRLRAVDTLAEHPLPAMLAAGLNVSVNSDDPAYFGGYVDDNFVQLQAVLGLSEFDRVRLASNSIRSSFAGEERKTELLAELGYS, encoded by the coding sequence ATGGAAACTTACGACGACGCGCCCGGACCCGGCGGTGCGTCAGCACTCAGCGATGCCCCTGTTCCCGATGCCAAACAGGCAGTGTCCGAACAGGCAGTGTCCGAAGAAGCAGCGGCCGAACAAGCAGCGGCCGAACCGGCTCTGTCCGAAGAGGCAGTGTCCGACGAAGCAGCGGCAGAGCCGCCCGTCAAGCTACTGCCGGTGGCGGAGCTGCACCTCCACATCGAGGGGACCCTGGAGCCGGAGCTGATTTTCGCCCTCGCTGAGCGCAACGGGATCGAGCTGCCGTACGCGGACCTCGACGAGCTGCGTGCCCGCTACGAGTTCACGGACCTGCAGTCGTTCCTGGACCTGTACTACGCCAACATGGCCGTGCTGCAGACCGAGCAGGACTTCGCGGACATGACCCGCGCCTATCTGGAGCGTGCGGCGGCCGCCGGAGTGCGGCACGCGGAAATCATGATGGACCCGCAGGCCCACGTATCCCGTGGCGTGCCGCTGGAAACCTGCGTGAACGGGGTGGCCTCCGTGCTGGCCAACTCCCTGGAAGAGTTCGGTGTGTCCACGCTGCTCATCGCGGCGTTCCTGCGCGACCTGTCCGAGGAATCGGCCCTCGACGTCCTGGAGCAGCTGCTGGCCATGAACGCGCCCATTGCCGGCATCGGTCTGGACTCGGCCGAGGTGGGCAACCCGCCGGCCAAATTCGAACGGCTGTTCGCCCGGGCGAAGGAAGCCGGACTGCACCGGATAGCGCACGCCGGCGAGGAGGGCCCGCCGTCGTACATTATCGACGCGCTGGAACTGCTGGATGTGGAGCGGATCGACCACGGCATCCGGTGCATGGAGGACCCCGACCTGGTGGAGCACCTTGTGGCGGAGCGGGTGCCGCTGACCGTGTGCCCATTGTCCAATGTGCGGCTCCGTGCGGTGGACACCCTGGCCGAGCACCCGCTGCCGGCCATGCTCGCCGCGGGTCTGAACGTCAGCGTGAACTCAGACGATCCCGCGTACTTCGGCGGGTATGTGGACGACAACTTCGTGCAACTGCAAGCCGTCCTGGGCCTCTCCGAGTTCGACCGGGTCCGGCTGGCCTCCAACTCCATCCGGTCCTCCTTCGCAGGCGAAGAGCGCAAGACCGAGCTGCTCGCGGAGCTCGGCTACTCCTGA
- a CDS encoding FdhF/YdeP family oxidoreductase yields the protein MPRKNPHVEEADENNLEVGKPKDWAAGIPGVYHSMQPALKHMGVGRAGKTLLGLNQKDGFDCMSCAWPDPGHRKTFEFCEQGAKAVTWEATPVVVPSEFWAANPVSELRERSEYWLGMQGRLTEPVYKPAGEDHYRPVTWDEAFSIIGSKLQGLDSPDEAAFYTSGRTSNEAAFLYQLFVRAFGTNNLPDCSNMCHESSGWAMGQTIGVGKATVSYDDFAKADLIIIMGQNPGSNHPRMLTALEDAKEAGCEIVAINPLPEAGLMRYKNPQKINGIVGRGTELADQYLQIRLGGDMALMQALSRRVLDAESKRPGKVLDHEFLREHCEGLDELRAHLASLQEATVLRATGLSSMEIDELAERYLRAGKVIITWAMGITQHKKAVPTIKEIINLLLLRGNIGKPGAGASPIRGHSNVQGDRTMGIWEQMPPAFLDALGKEFSFKPPREPGADAVEAIRRMRDGGIKVFVAMGGNFVAAISDTHAAEAAVSATEMTVQISTKLNRSHAVTGEEALILPTLGRTEIDLQETGPQFVSVEDTVSAVHASEGKVKPVAPGLLSEVAIVSRLARATVDSRINADWAGFERNYDLIRDHISHVVAGCEDYNRRIREWGGFVLPNGPRDSRSFHTPTGKAMLTVNELEHVERPAGTLILQTMRSHDQFNTTIYGYNDRYRGVKKGRDVVFVSPEDITELGLADGQLVDIHGVYGDGTERVIRKFRVVSYPTARGCAAAYYPEANVLVPLESVAEGSHTPVSKAVIVRLQPSLA from the coding sequence ATGCCGCGCAAGAATCCGCACGTGGAAGAAGCCGACGAAAATAACCTGGAAGTGGGGAAGCCCAAGGACTGGGCCGCCGGCATTCCCGGCGTCTACCACTCGATGCAGCCGGCCCTGAAACACATGGGCGTGGGGCGTGCCGGCAAGACGCTGCTGGGGCTGAACCAGAAGGACGGCTTCGATTGCATGAGCTGCGCCTGGCCGGATCCCGGGCACCGGAAGACCTTCGAGTTCTGTGAACAGGGCGCAAAGGCGGTCACGTGGGAGGCGACTCCGGTGGTGGTGCCCTCCGAGTTTTGGGCCGCGAACCCCGTCAGCGAACTGCGGGAGCGGTCCGAATACTGGCTCGGGATGCAGGGCCGCCTTACGGAGCCGGTGTACAAACCGGCGGGGGAGGACCACTACCGGCCGGTCACCTGGGACGAGGCCTTTTCCATCATCGGCAGCAAGCTCCAGGGCCTGGACAGCCCGGACGAGGCCGCGTTCTACACCAGCGGCCGGACCTCGAACGAGGCGGCGTTCCTGTACCAGCTGTTCGTGCGGGCCTTCGGGACCAACAACCTCCCGGACTGCTCCAACATGTGCCATGAGTCCTCCGGCTGGGCCATGGGCCAGACCATCGGCGTGGGCAAGGCCACCGTCTCCTATGACGACTTCGCCAAGGCGGACTTGATCATCATCATGGGCCAGAACCCCGGCAGTAACCATCCCCGCATGCTCACCGCACTCGAGGACGCCAAGGAGGCCGGCTGCGAGATCGTGGCCATCAACCCGCTGCCCGAAGCCGGGCTCATGCGGTACAAGAACCCGCAGAAGATCAACGGAATCGTGGGACGCGGCACGGAGCTGGCGGACCAGTACCTGCAGATCCGGCTGGGCGGTGACATGGCGCTGATGCAGGCCCTGTCCAGGCGGGTGCTGGACGCAGAGTCCAAGCGCCCCGGCAAAGTGCTGGACCACGAATTCCTCCGGGAGCACTGCGAGGGCCTGGACGAACTCAGGGCGCACCTTGCTTCCCTGCAGGAAGCCACCGTGCTGCGCGCCACCGGCCTGAGCAGCATGGAGATCGACGAACTCGCCGAACGGTACCTGCGTGCCGGCAAGGTGATCATCACCTGGGCCATGGGCATCACGCAGCACAAGAAGGCCGTGCCCACCATCAAGGAGATCATCAACCTTCTGCTGCTGCGCGGAAACATCGGCAAGCCCGGCGCCGGAGCCTCGCCGATCCGCGGCCACAGCAACGTCCAGGGCGACCGCACCATGGGCATCTGGGAGCAGATGCCGCCCGCCTTCCTGGACGCGCTCGGCAAGGAATTCAGTTTCAAACCGCCCCGGGAACCCGGCGCTGACGCCGTGGAAGCCATCCGCAGAATGCGCGACGGCGGGATCAAGGTTTTCGTCGCGATGGGAGGCAACTTCGTGGCGGCCATCTCGGACACGCACGCAGCCGAGGCGGCCGTGTCGGCCACCGAAATGACCGTGCAGATTTCCACCAAACTGAACCGTTCGCATGCGGTCACAGGCGAGGAGGCCCTGATCCTGCCCACGCTCGGGCGGACGGAAATCGACCTGCAGGAAACCGGGCCGCAGTTCGTGTCCGTGGAGGACACCGTGTCCGCCGTGCACGCCTCCGAGGGAAAGGTGAAGCCGGTGGCGCCCGGGCTGCTGTCCGAGGTGGCGATCGTCAGCCGGCTTGCCCGGGCAACCGTGGACAGCCGGATCAACGCCGACTGGGCCGGGTTCGAACGGAATTACGACCTCATCCGGGACCACATCTCGCACGTGGTGGCCGGCTGCGAGGACTACAACCGGAGGATCCGGGAATGGGGCGGGTTCGTGCTGCCCAACGGTCCGAGGGACTCACGCAGCTTCCACACCCCGACGGGCAAGGCCATGCTGACCGTCAACGAGCTGGAGCACGTGGAGCGGCCCGCCGGCACGCTGATCCTGCAGACCATGCGGTCCCACGACCAGTTCAACACCACCATCTACGGGTACAACGACCGGTACCGCGGGGTCAAGAAGGGCAGGGACGTTGTCTTTGTCAGCCCCGAAGACATCACCGAACTGGGCCTCGCGGACGGGCAACTCGTGGACATCCACGGCGTCTACGGGGACGGCACCGAGCGGGTGATCCGGAAGTTCCGGGTGGTGTCCTACCCCACGGCGCGGGGGTGCGCCGCAGCCTACTACCCGGAAGCGAACGTCCTGGTGCCCCTGGAGAGCGTTGCGGAGGGCAGCCACACGCCTGTCTCCAAGGCCGTCATCGTGCGCCTGCAGCCGAGCCTGGCCTGA
- a CDS encoding alpha/beta fold hydrolase, which yields MAIVTVGDVDLFYEEAGRGPGLVLVHGSWVDHHEWDQMMPLLAGHFRVVSYERRGHSGSSAPDRQGSVREDVEDLFGLIRLLGLDPAVVVGNSFGGLVALRLAAAHPEVVAAIVVHEPPGLGLLADDPVHAEVLQGFTARVGEVAAALKAGEYAEGAELFVDSIALGPGSWERLPVAQQETFIRNAPTFLDELGDPDSLTLDLGQLQKYTGPVLLTQGDQSPPMFAAVLDRIHGALPHAQRLTCSGAGHIPHLTHPQDYAESVIKYAVQDDGAS from the coding sequence ATGGCCATCGTCACCGTGGGCGACGTCGACCTGTTCTATGAGGAGGCAGGCCGCGGCCCGGGCCTCGTGCTGGTGCACGGGTCCTGGGTGGACCACCACGAATGGGATCAAATGATGCCACTGCTCGCCGGGCATTTCCGGGTTGTCAGCTACGAGAGGAGGGGACACAGCGGCAGCTCCGCGCCGGACCGGCAGGGATCGGTCCGCGAGGATGTCGAGGACCTCTTCGGGCTCATCCGCCTGCTGGGCCTTGACCCGGCCGTGGTTGTCGGCAATTCGTTCGGCGGACTGGTGGCGCTGCGCCTGGCCGCGGCCCATCCGGAGGTGGTAGCAGCGATCGTTGTGCACGAACCGCCTGGACTGGGGCTGTTGGCTGATGACCCCGTCCATGCGGAGGTCCTCCAGGGCTTCACCGCCCGCGTGGGCGAAGTTGCGGCAGCGCTGAAGGCGGGGGAGTACGCGGAAGGTGCCGAACTTTTCGTTGATTCGATCGCGCTGGGTCCCGGAAGCTGGGAACGCCTTCCGGTGGCGCAGCAGGAGACGTTTATCCGGAATGCTCCCACCTTCCTGGACGAACTCGGTGACCCGGACAGCCTTACCCTCGATCTCGGCCAGTTACAGAAATACACCGGCCCCGTCCTCCTGACACAAGGTGACCAGAGCCCGCCGATGTTTGCCGCCGTCCTGGACCGCATCCACGGTGCCCTGCCGCACGCCCAGCGCCTCACCTGCTCCGGAGCCGGCCACATCCCGCACCTGACGCACCCGCAGGACTATGCAGAATCCGTGATCAAATACGCCGTCCAGGACGACGGCGCCTCCTGA